A section of the Desulfuromonas sp. genome encodes:
- the nifD gene encoding nitrogenase molybdenum-iron protein alpha chain, with protein sequence MAERKPIKGVTIEKTEKLIADTLSEMPEKAAKKRAPHLGANEPSASPCAVKSNKKVVPGVMSQRGCAYAGAKGVVWGPIRDMVHVSHGPVGCGVYSWGTRRNLMQGIPGVTSFPMDFTSDFQERDIVYGGDIKLEKLLKEADELFPLNKGMSILSECPVGLIGDDINAVAKKMEGELDKLVVPCNCEGFRGVSQSLGHHISNDSIRDHIIGKFEFKEEAGPYDVALIGDYNIGGDVWAAKPILEEIGLNVKSVWTGDGEVEKIGATHSVKLNLIHCYRSMNYMCKVMEEKWDIPWLEYNFFGPTKIEESLRAIAEQFDDKIKKNVEKVIKKYRQEMDDVVAEYKPRLDGKTAMLFVGGLRPRHTIGAYEDLGIQITGAGYEFAHQDDYDRTAPEMAKGTLIYDDVSEFELEKFVEELKPDLVGSGIKEKYVFQKAGIPFRQMHSWDYSGPYHGYEGFKIFARDIDMAINSPTWDLVESPF encoded by the coding sequence ATGGCAGAACGTAAGCCCATTAAGGGCGTCACAATAGAAAAAACCGAAAAGCTGATCGCCGATACTCTGTCAGAAATGCCGGAGAAGGCGGCCAAGAAGAGAGCGCCGCACCTCGGTGCCAACGAGCCGAGCGCTTCACCGTGCGCGGTCAAATCAAACAAGAAGGTTGTGCCCGGCGTCATGAGCCAGCGCGGTTGTGCTTATGCCGGGGCCAAGGGTGTGGTCTGGGGCCCGATCCGCGACATGGTCCATGTATCGCATGGTCCGGTCGGCTGCGGTGTTTACAGCTGGGGTACCCGCCGGAACCTGATGCAGGGAATCCCGGGCGTCACCTCGTTCCCGATGGACTTCACCTCCGACTTCCAGGAGCGCGACATTGTTTACGGCGGCGACATCAAGCTGGAAAAGCTTCTCAAGGAAGCGGACGAGCTGTTCCCGCTCAACAAGGGGATGTCAATCCTCTCCGAGTGCCCGGTCGGTCTGATCGGCGACGACATCAACGCCGTCGCCAAGAAGATGGAAGGCGAACTCGACAAGCTGGTCGTCCCCTGTAACTGTGAAGGCTTCCGCGGTGTTTCCCAGTCGCTCGGTCATCACATCTCCAACGACTCGATCCGTGACCACATTATCGGCAAGTTCGAGTTCAAGGAAGAGGCCGGACCGTACGATGTCGCCCTGATCGGTGACTACAACATCGGTGGTGATGTCTGGGCCGCCAAACCGATTCTTGAAGAGATCGGCCTCAACGTCAAATCGGTCTGGACCGGTGATGGCGAAGTCGAAAAAATTGGCGCCACCCATTCGGTCAAGCTCAACCTGATTCACTGCTACCGTTCGATGAACTACATGTGCAAGGTCATGGAAGAGAAGTGGGACATTCCATGGCTCGAGTACAATTTCTTCGGCCCGACCAAGATCGAAGAGAGCCTGCGCGCTATCGCCGAGCAGTTCGACGACAAGATCAAGAAAAACGTCGAAAAGGTGATCAAGAAGTACCGCCAGGAGATGGACGATGTGGTTGCCGAATACAAGCCGCGTCTCGACGGCAAGACCGCCATGCTGTTCGTCGGCGGCCTGCGCCCGCGCCATACCATCGGTGCTTACGAAGACCTCGGCATCCAGATCACCGGCGCCGGTTATGAATTCGCCCACCAGGACGACTATGATCGGACCGCCCCGGAAATGGCCAAGGGAACCCTGATCTACGATGACGTCTCCGAGTTCGAACTGGAAAAGTTCGTCGAGGAACTCAAGCCTGACCTGGTCGGCAGCGGCATCAAGGAGAAATACGTTTTCCAGAAAGCCGGCATTCCGTTCCGCCAGATGCACAGCTGGGACTACTCCGGACCGTATCACGGCTACGAGGGCTTCAAGATCTTCGCCCGCGATATCGACATGGCGATCAACAGCCCGACGTGGGATTTGGTCGAGTCACCATTTTAA
- the nifH gene encoding nitrogenase iron protein — protein sequence MAEKKLRQIAIYGKGGIGKSTTTQNTVAGLASLGKKVLIIGCDPKADSTRLILHAKAQDTVMDKVRELGTVEDLELEDVCKRGYGDVMCVESGGPEPGVGCAGRGVITAINFLEEEGAYTPDLDFVFYDVLGDVVCGGFAMPIRENKAQEIYIVVSGEMMAMYAANNIAKGIVKYASSGSVRLAGLICNSRNTDREADLIEALAARLGTQMIHFVPRDNQVQRAELRRMTVIEYSPEHKQAQEYRTLAEKITKNEMFVVPTPLEMEELEELLLEFGIMEAEDEETVGVAENA from the coding sequence ATGGCTGAAAAGAAACTTCGTCAAATCGCAATCTACGGCAAGGGCGGCATCGGTAAATCAACTACAACCCAGAACACCGTCGCCGGACTCGCCTCCCTCGGCAAGAAAGTTCTGATCATCGGCTGTGACCCGAAAGCCGACTCGACCCGCCTGATCCTGCATGCCAAGGCCCAGGACACGGTTATGGACAAGGTCCGTGAGCTCGGTACCGTTGAAGATCTCGAGCTCGAAGATGTCTGTAAGCGCGGCTACGGCGATGTTATGTGCGTTGAGTCGGGTGGTCCGGAGCCGGGCGTCGGCTGTGCCGGTCGTGGTGTTATCACTGCCATCAACTTCCTCGAAGAAGAGGGTGCTTATACCCCTGATCTTGATTTTGTTTTCTATGATGTTCTCGGTGACGTCGTCTGTGGCGGTTTCGCCATGCCGATTCGTGAGAACAAGGCCCAGGAAATCTACATTGTTGTCTCCGGTGAGATGATGGCGATGTACGCCGCCAACAACATCGCCAAGGGTATCGTCAAGTACGCTTCCTCCGGTAGCGTCCGTCTGGCCGGTCTGATCTGCAACAGCCGGAATACCGACCGTGAAGCTGATCTGATCGAAGCTTTGGCTGCTCGCCTCGGCACCCAGATGATCCACTTCGTGCCTCGTGACAATCAGGTGCAGCGCGCCGAGTTACGTCGTATGACCGTTATCGAGTATTCACCGGAACACAAACAGGCCCAGGAGTATCGTACCCTGGCCGAGAAGATCACCAAGAATGAGATGTTCGTTGTTCCGACACCGCTCGAGATGGAAGAGCTCGAAGAACTGTTGCTCGAATTCGGCATCATGGAAGCGGAAGACGAAGAGACGGTTGGCGTTGCTGAGAACGCTTAA